In one Aquabacterium sp. OR-4 genomic region, the following are encoded:
- a CDS encoding DUF4394 domain-containing protein, translating into MPSALAARRLLCTLAVPAAISLLGACAGLPAEAPEPPAAPRQQSVLAVTDAGELIRFNAGTPRQISHRVALRGLPPGQTLVGLDFRVSRGVLYAVTSGGLLVTIDTRSGQLKPVGSAAVALQGQRFGVDFNPVADRVRVISDSGQNLRLHPDTGALAATDPPLAWVAGDAAAAQPPRVAAAGYTYNQRDAKLTTNYALDLARGTLLTQGSVEGVQPAVSPNTGLLRSVGALGTGALDDASMDISDTNNTALAALRQHGRTRLHLLDLATGRATLLGTVGDGRALWGMAIEP; encoded by the coding sequence ATGCCCTCTGCCCTTGCCGCCCGCCGTCTGCTGTGCACCCTGGCCGTTCCGGCCGCCATCTCGCTGCTGGGGGCCTGCGCCGGGCTGCCGGCCGAGGCGCCCGAGCCGCCGGCCGCGCCGCGCCAGCAAAGCGTGCTGGCGGTCACCGATGCGGGCGAGCTGATCCGCTTCAACGCCGGCACGCCGCGCCAGATCAGCCACCGTGTGGCGCTGCGCGGCCTGCCGCCGGGACAAACCCTGGTGGGCCTGGACTTCCGCGTCTCGCGCGGCGTGCTGTACGCCGTCACCAGCGGCGGCCTGCTGGTCACCATCGACACCCGCAGCGGCCAGCTCAAGCCGGTGGGCAGCGCCGCCGTGGCGCTGCAGGGCCAGCGCTTCGGCGTCGATTTCAACCCGGTGGCCGACCGCGTGCGCGTGATCAGCGACAGCGGCCAGAACCTGCGCCTGCACCCCGACACCGGCGCCCTGGCGGCCACCGATCCGCCGCTGGCCTGGGTTGCCGGCGATGCCGCTGCCGCGCAGCCGCCGCGCGTGGCCGCCGCCGGCTACACCTACAACCAGCGCGACGCCAAGCTGACCACCAACTACGCGCTCGACCTGGCCCGCGGCACGCTGCTGACCCAGGGCTCGGTGGAAGGCGTGCAGCCCGCCGTCTCGCCCAACACCGGCCTGCTGCGCAGCGTGGGCGCGCTGGGCACCGGGGCGCTGGACGACGCCTCGATGGACATCAGCGACACCAACAACACCGCGCTGGCCGCGCTGCGCCAGCACGGCCGCACCCGCCTGCACCTGCTCGACCTGGCGACCGGCCGCGCCACGCTGCTGGGCACGGTGGGCGATGGCCGCGCGCTGTGGGGCATGGCCATCGAGCCCTGA
- a CDS encoding response regulator transcription factor has product MTLPDPAHALLIVEDDDALAATLRRSFERRGWQVQRAQDLASVLALLATYTPSHAVVDLKLANGCSGLSCVQALHAQHPAMAIVVLTGYASIATAVEAIKLGARHYLAKPANTDDIEAAFARTEGEPDVDLTNRATSIKTLEWERIHETLADTGFNISETARRLGMHRRTLARKLEKQRVK; this is encoded by the coding sequence ATGACGCTGCCCGACCCCGCCCACGCCCTGCTGATCGTCGAGGACGACGACGCGCTGGCCGCCACGCTGCGCCGCAGCTTCGAGCGCCGCGGCTGGCAGGTGCAGCGCGCGCAGGACCTGGCCAGCGTGCTGGCCCTGCTGGCCACGTACACGCCCAGCCATGCGGTGGTCGACCTGAAGCTGGCCAACGGCTGCTCGGGCCTGTCGTGCGTGCAGGCGCTGCATGCGCAGCACCCGGCCATGGCCATCGTGGTGCTCACCGGCTACGCCAGCATTGCCACCGCCGTGGAGGCGATCAAGCTCGGCGCCCGCCACTACCTGGCCAAGCCGGCCAATACCGACGACATCGAGGCCGCGTTCGCGCGCACCGAGGGCGAGCCCGATGTTGATCTGACCAACCGCGCCACCTCGATCAAGACGCTGGAGTGGGAGCGCATCCACGAGACGCTGGCCGACACCGGCTTCAACATCAGCGAGACCGCGCGCCGCCTGGGCATGCACCGCCGCACGCTGGCGCGCAAGCTCGAGAAGCAGCGCGTGAAGTAG
- the dbpA gene encoding ATP-dependent RNA helicase DbpA, whose protein sequence is MTASSAGAPSTGPAFDSLPLPGHVLDNLRSLGFAHMTPIQAASLPLALAGQDLIAQAKTGSGKTVAFALPLLARLEARQFAVQALVLCPTRELAEQVSQEIRRLARADDNVKVLTLCGGSPIGPQVASLAHGAHVVVGTPGRVLDHLGRETLLLGGLATLVLDEADRMLEMGFAEDIAAIAKACPPAGKRQTLLFSATYPDDVAQLAARYLREPTQVKLAEQHDTRHIDERFYEVPDSERLHAVGRLLEHFRPESTLAFCNTKQQCRDLVAVLQAQGLVALELHGDLEQRDRDQVLVQFANRSASVLVATDVAARGLDIAKLEAVINVDISPDPQVHVHRVGRTGRAGESGRAFSLASMDEMGRVGRIEQVQGRECRWQPLAELTPAPAGQGPLRPPMVTLQILGGRKEKIRRGDVLGALTKDIGLPGDAIGRIDLNDFATYVAVARAQADAALRGLNAGKVKGRSVKARRL, encoded by the coding sequence ATGACCGCATCTTCTGCTGGCGCGCCGTCCACCGGCCCCGCCTTCGACTCCCTGCCCCTGCCCGGCCATGTGCTGGACAACCTGCGCAGCCTCGGCTTCGCCCACATGACGCCGATCCAGGCCGCCAGCCTGCCGCTGGCGCTGGCCGGCCAGGACCTGATCGCCCAGGCCAAGACCGGCAGCGGCAAGACGGTGGCCTTTGCGCTGCCGCTGCTGGCGCGGCTGGAGGCGCGGCAGTTCGCGGTGCAGGCCCTGGTGCTGTGCCCCACGCGCGAGCTGGCCGAGCAGGTGAGCCAGGAGATCCGCCGCCTGGCGCGGGCCGACGACAACGTCAAGGTACTCACGCTGTGCGGCGGCTCGCCGATCGGCCCGCAGGTGGCCAGCCTGGCGCATGGCGCGCATGTGGTGGTGGGCACGCCGGGCCGGGTGCTCGACCACCTGGGCCGCGAGACCCTGCTGCTGGGCGGCCTGGCCACGCTGGTGCTCGACGAGGCCGACCGCATGCTCGAGATGGGCTTTGCCGAGGACATCGCGGCCATCGCCAAGGCCTGCCCGCCGGCCGGCAAGCGCCAGACCCTGCTGTTCTCGGCCACCTACCCCGACGACGTGGCGCAGCTGGCCGCGCGCTACCTGCGCGAGCCCACCCAGGTCAAGCTGGCCGAGCAGCACGACACGCGCCACATCGACGAGCGCTTCTACGAGGTGCCCGACAGCGAGCGCCTGCACGCCGTGGGCCGGCTGCTGGAGCACTTCCGCCCCGAGAGCACGCTGGCCTTTTGCAACACCAAGCAGCAGTGCCGCGACCTGGTGGCCGTGCTGCAGGCCCAGGGCCTGGTGGCGCTGGAGCTGCATGGCGATCTCGAACAGCGCGACCGCGACCAGGTGCTGGTGCAGTTTGCCAACCGCAGCGCCAGCGTGCTGGTGGCCACCGACGTGGCCGCGCGCGGCCTCGACATCGCCAAGCTCGAGGCGGTGATCAATGTCGACATCTCGCCCGATCCGCAGGTGCATGTGCACCGCGTGGGCCGCACCGGCCGCGCCGGTGAATCGGGCCGCGCCTTCAGCCTGGCCAGCATGGACGAGATGGGCCGCGTCGGCCGCATCGAGCAGGTGCAGGGCCGCGAATGCCGCTGGCAGCCACTGGCCGAGCTGACGCCGGCGCCGGCCGGCCAGGGCCCGCTGCGCCCGCCGATGGTGACGCTGCAGATCCTGGGCGGGCGCAAGGAGAAGATCCGCCGCGGCGACGTGCTGGGCGCGCTGACCAAGGACATCGGCCTGCCCGGCGACGCCATCGGCCGCATCGACCTCAACGACTTCGCCACCTACGTGGCGGTGGCCCGCGCCCAGGCCGACGCGGCACTGCGCGGCCTCAACGCCGGCAAGGTGAAGGGCCGCTCGGTGAAGGCGCGGCGGCTGTAG
- a CDS encoding ATP-binding protein, with amino-acid sequence MLPFRLAPLPPWWPWRGAAADDEAAAPPAPQRHAPLADDPALSPEARADRSNLMQLVQLRWLAVGGQLLTVLVVHYGLGIRLPILAMLSLLVSLSLFNLASWLRAGTARHVGPAELFLGLLMDLVVLSGLLALSGGVNNPFVFVFLPQLAVGALLLRGGYAWALVLLACVAIMLLAQWHLPLAWPDAPQPQRLSLHYLGGLLLCFALCASLLVLAIGRFARNLRVRDARLAALRQRAAEEDHIVRMGLLASGAAHELGTPLATLSIILGDWSHMAPFAAEPELRDDIEQMQAQVRRCKAIISGILLSAGDSRGDVPMATTLQAFLGELSADWRERRQQPDFAPELGPLPATPIIADTGLRQMVTNVLDNALEAMQAAGSAPPATPRLLVDCHDDRLCLRVLDRGAGFSPEMLASFGRPYHSSKGRPGGGLGLFLSVNVARKLGGNVSARNRETGGAEVSIALPLAALTLEALT; translated from the coding sequence ATGCTGCCGTTCCGCCTTGCCCCGTTGCCGCCCTGGTGGCCCTGGCGCGGTGCCGCGGCCGACGACGAGGCGGCCGCCCCGCCCGCGCCGCAGCGCCACGCGCCGCTGGCCGACGACCCTGCCCTCTCGCCCGAAGCCCGCGCCGACCGCAGCAACCTGATGCAGCTGGTGCAGCTGCGCTGGCTGGCGGTGGGCGGCCAGTTGCTCACCGTGCTGGTGGTGCACTACGGGCTGGGCATCCGGCTGCCGATCCTGGCCATGCTCTCGCTGCTGGTGTCGCTGTCGCTGTTCAACCTGGCCAGCTGGCTGCGTGCCGGCACCGCGCGCCATGTCGGCCCGGCCGAGCTGTTTCTCGGCCTGCTGATGGACCTGGTGGTGCTGAGCGGGCTGCTGGCGCTGAGCGGCGGCGTCAACAACCCCTTCGTGTTCGTGTTCCTGCCGCAGCTGGCGGTGGGCGCGCTGCTGCTGCGCGGTGGTTATGCCTGGGCGCTGGTGCTGCTGGCCTGTGTGGCCATCATGCTGCTGGCGCAATGGCACCTGCCGCTGGCCTGGCCCGACGCGCCGCAGCCGCAGCGCCTGTCGCTGCACTACCTGGGCGGGCTGCTGCTGTGTTTTGCGCTGTGCGCCTCGCTGCTGGTGCTGGCCATCGGCCGCTTTGCGCGCAACCTGCGTGTGCGCGACGCGCGCCTGGCCGCGCTGCGCCAGCGTGCGGCTGAAGAAGATCACATCGTGCGCATGGGCCTGCTGGCCAGCGGCGCCGCGCACGAGCTGGGCACGCCGCTGGCCACGCTGAGCATCATCCTGGGCGACTGGTCACACATGGCGCCCTTTGCCGCCGAGCCCGAACTGCGCGACGACATCGAGCAGATGCAGGCCCAGGTGCGGCGCTGCAAGGCCATCATCAGCGGCATCCTGCTGTCGGCCGGCGACAGCCGTGGCGACGTGCCGATGGCCACCACGCTGCAGGCCTTTCTGGGCGAGCTGTCGGCCGACTGGCGCGAGCGCCGCCAGCAGCCCGACTTCGCGCCCGAGCTGGGCCCGCTGCCGGCCACGCCGATCATTGCCGACACCGGCCTGCGCCAGATGGTGACCAATGTGCTCGACAACGCGCTCGAGGCCATGCAGGCCGCCGGCAGCGCGCCGCCGGCCACGCCGCGCCTGCTGGTCGATTGCCACGACGACCGGCTGTGCCTGCGCGTGCTCGACCGCGGCGCCGGCTTCAGCCCCGAGATGCTGGCCAGCTTTGGCCGGCCCTACCACTCCAGCAAGGGCCGGCCGGGGGGCGGGCTGGGCTTGTTTCTGTCGGTCAACGTGGCGCGCAAGCTGGGCGGCAATGTCAGCGCGCGCAACCGCGAGACCGGCGGGGCCGAGGTCAGCATCGCGCTGCCGCTGGCCGCGCTGACGCTGGAGGCGCTGACATGA
- the nirD gene encoding nitrite reductase small subunit NirD — MSTDTLTAPDTQTAWTEVCGLDDILPDTGVAARVAGRHVAVFRVGADRFHAIDNVDPKSGASVLARGLVGNLGERVVVASPLYKNHFDLATGECLESPEMSVRAHAVRVHSGRVQVALR, encoded by the coding sequence ATGAGCACCGACACCCTGACCGCCCCCGACACCCAGACGGCCTGGACCGAGGTCTGCGGCCTCGACGACATCCTGCCCGACACCGGCGTGGCCGCGCGCGTGGCCGGCCGCCATGTGGCGGTGTTCCGCGTCGGGGCCGACCGCTTCCACGCCATCGACAACGTCGATCCCAAGTCGGGTGCCAGCGTGCTGGCGCGCGGCCTGGTGGGCAACCTGGGCGAGCGGGTGGTGGTGGCCTCGCCGCTGTACAAGAACCACTTCGACCTGGCCACCGGCGAGTGCCTGGAAAGCCCCGAGATGTCGGTGCGCGCGCACGCGGTGCGCGTGCACAGCGGCCGGGTGCAGGTGGCGCTGCGCTGA
- a CDS encoding VOC family protein, with amino-acid sequence MKYLHTMVRVTDLDASLRFYRDALGLQLIRQTEHAQGRFTLVYLAAPGDDDAQIELTYNWDPEVYTGGRNFGHVAYAVDDIYATCARLQQHGVQILRPPRDGRMAFVRSPDQISVELLQRGAALPPAAPWSEMPNVGSW; translated from the coding sequence ATGAAATACCTGCACACCATGGTCCGCGTGACCGATCTCGACGCCTCGCTGCGCTTTTATCGCGATGCCCTGGGCCTGCAGCTGATCCGGCAGACCGAGCATGCGCAGGGCCGCTTCACGCTGGTGTACCTGGCCGCGCCCGGCGATGACGACGCGCAGATCGAGCTGACCTACAACTGGGACCCCGAGGTCTACACCGGCGGCCGCAACTTCGGCCATGTGGCCTATGCGGTGGACGACATCTACGCCACCTGCGCGCGCCTGCAGCAGCATGGCGTGCAGATCCTGCGCCCGCCGCGCGACGGCCGCATGGCCTTCGTGCGCTCGCCCGACCAGATCTCGGTGGAGCTGCTGCAGCGCGGTGCGGCGCTGCCGCCGGCCGCGCCCTGGAGCGAAATGCCCAACGTGGGCAGCTGGTAA
- a CDS encoding VOC family protein — MFSHLMIGTNQLEQAQAFYDAVLGTLGVPPGGRDRHRVFWRTPTGVFAVTEPINGEPAGVGNGGTIGFACQSAEQVDAWHAAGLAQGGSPCEDPPGVREGAFGNLYLAYLRDLDGHKICALYRMPRGA; from the coding sequence ATGTTCTCGCACCTGATGATCGGCACCAACCAGCTTGAACAGGCCCAGGCCTTCTACGACGCGGTGCTGGGCACGCTGGGTGTGCCGCCCGGCGGCCGCGACCGCCACCGCGTGTTCTGGCGCACGCCCACCGGCGTGTTTGCGGTGACCGAGCCGATCAATGGCGAGCCGGCCGGCGTGGGCAATGGCGGCACCATCGGCTTTGCCTGCCAGTCGGCCGAGCAGGTGGATGCCTGGCATGCCGCCGGCCTGGCCCAGGGCGGCAGCCCGTGCGAAGACCCGCCCGGCGTGCGCGAAGGCGCTTTCGGCAACCTGTACCTGGCCTACCTGCGCGACCTGGACGGCCACAAGATCTGCGCGCTGTACCGCATGCCGCGTGGCGCCTGA